AGCCTCATCCTTGATAAACTGCCCAATAGCCTCATCACTCTGCACATGCGCCCCTGGCTTCTCCTCTGTGTAGTTAGTCCCCCCCAAAATAGGAAACTTGTAGTAATCCGCCAATGCCTCCCTTGACTTCCTGATTGCCTGGATCAAGGCCCCCAAGTCCAACTGATCAGCcccgccggcggtggtgccaGTGTCAAAGTAGTTAAAGTTGATCTCTGGCTGATCCAAGGGGTCGGCTGATCTGAGTTCCACCGTCCCGGCGCGGTTTCGCGTGTGGGCTTTGAGGCTGTACCAGGAAAAGTGCTTGTGATCACGGACGGAAAAGTCGTGCCAGCCGGGGAAATAGCCCTGGAAATTGAGCGGCCCGCCAAAGATGGAGAGGTCAATGTCTGACGTGGAGGCAAAGCTGGACCGCTTGAGCATCATGGTTGCTAGTCCGTTGGACGCATAAGCTCCCCTCGCGGCAAGGATGTAAGGATTGTCCAGCCACTGCTTCAGACACAAATCATGAGGCTTGAGATCAAACGTGCAACCGTCAAGAATAGAGAAATCGTCCTCGTGAACGACGTTGACGGGAATTTCGTAGCGGTCCATCATGTTGGTTCCTACTCCTgggaggtgtttgatgatggggatgccAAACCGTAGGAGCTCCGGGGCGGGGCCGATACCACTTAGCTTCAGAAGCTGAGGGGTGTTGAACGTGCCGGCAGAAACGATGACTTCTCTTTTGGCTTTGGCAGACCCCCTCTTGCCGAAATTGGTGCGGTGAAGGGGGCTGGCTTTGTAGAGGTATTCGCCCTCCATGTACTCCACCCCCGTAGCTCTAGGCTTGGaaccggtggtgttgaaatTGATCTTGGTGACAAAGGTGTTTGTCCGCACGGTGAGGGGATGGCCGTCTGCAACGGTCTTGAGGATGAACTCCCGGACCGCGGATCGTTCACCCAACTTCATGGTGAGGGGCACCTGGAAGTAGCCCTCAGTGGCATCTCTTGCTGGGTTGACCCGGCTATTGGGGCTCATGAGCAAGAGCTGGGACAGCTTGGCCAGCGGCGTAAGGACGGGAACGTCGATTCCCACGGCGTTAGCTCCAGCGACGAGGTGCCGAGCCAGAGGGAGATCTCTGAGCAAAATGGTCGGGTCGGTGGGCATGTTTGGAAGCCATTGGTAGACCTTGTTGAGATATTGGTTCATGTTGCTTGCGGCCCACGAGTCATCGCCAgtgatggtggcgatggtgtcAAAGTCTTGCTTGTGAGGAATGATCCAGATAAGGGCATTGTGAGTGACGGAGCCTCCGAGCATGCTGCCGCGAGGATACAAGATGCCCAAGTCCTTGGctccaggaggaggattagGACCGACATGATACTCGTAAGGACCGATCTCGTAGACATATTTGGGATCTCTTTTGGCGCGGTTTTGGTCTTTGTAGTGGTTGACAAAAATATCCCATCTGAGTTTGGGATCGGCCGTGACGACGGCTTGGTACCCAGGAACCGAGATGTTCACGTTGCCGTTGGCATCGCCGCCAGCTTCAAGAAGCAATGTCTTGTAGCCGGCCATGGCGAGACGACAAGCGAGTGGGCCGCCGCCCGCACCGCTGCCCACGATAACATAGTCAAACTCAGAATCGACATCTCGAGTCGACTGTGCGTTGGGGAATGTTGGGACAGCAGCGATGAGACTGGCCGAGAATGCCAGgcaggaagagaggaggcTGAACCTCATGATGGGCAGCGGAGGGTGCAGGTCGTGGTGAGGAGATCAGGGAGGAACCACTGTCCACAACGGGAATGAGgaagccatcgccgccctctGAAGTATCATGGCAGTGTTGGTACCGCGCTTGGGCCAGCTGTTGTCAGGTTGGTATTCAGCCAAACGCCAAGGCAAAACAAACAAGCTTCCAGGTTTGTTTCTGCAACTCGCATGGAAGCTGAAGCGTTCCACAGCTGGCAGTGGTGTAGGCTGTCTCTTGGAGGGCAAACCCTGATTAGTGGGGTCGAACTCGGAGGAAACTGCCCGGGGGTCCACTGGGACAGCCGATAGCCAACTGAACATTTTCATGGAAGCCAGAAGTTGGCATTTGGTCTACATCGCCAGGTCCATCGGACCAGGCTACAAACTCCACATCTATCCGCCTAAACCGAGCTGTCAAAACTCTTGTGTTAGTACCCCCAGACCTGCCGGGGTAGGTATTTTTGGTGGTCTCATTTGTGATTGGCGTGGGTAGAAGCGGCTCGGGAACCCGGGAATGATAGACGTCATCAAGCTTTATCGATCAATAAAGCCATGCTCCTGCATAAACCCCTGCAACACATCACAAATCGCTGCACCCAACGGTTGGACGACAGCGGTACAGCCCGCCCCCACTGCAACCGTGACATTCACCCCAAAGTCTACGGTAGGTTCAGTCCTATCAACATCGTCTCGATTTGGAAACTCTTTCGTCGAGCGGGATAGATCCGAATTCGAAAAAGACTATCTTCCAAGGAATTCTCTCCTTGACGAACATGTCATGGTGAAGTGCCCTCTACCTTAACCTCACACGGCAATGATCTGCTGGATCAAAGCGCTTTCAGGCTTCAGCGGAGTGATTATTTTTGCAAACATGGCGATAGGTTGGGCTCGCAAGAAGGTTTTGGATTCGGAAGCTCCTAGCTGCCTGTCCTGCTTTGAATTCGGGCGTCACCGAACCGGCAAGAAGTACATCGTCCTAGGCTTTTAAAGATCAAGCAGGACTCTACGAGCGTCTCCGAACGGGCATCTTTGAGATTGCAACAGCATCCTCGGTACTCGAAGTCAGCATGAAGATTGCCCAGGTTCTGCCCTTCGTGGGCCTTGCAAATGCCCTCCCATGGATGGCTGACAAGCGCCAACAGGTACGTCTGCCTCGTCTCCATGACATGGCTTTTCACTGACAATGCCCAAGTCCGGTGGTGCCCAGCCCGGCGGTCCTCTGACTTGCCCCTTCAACCCTAATCACCAGCCAGCTGCCAGATGGGACCCAGATTTCCCTTACAACCACGCAAAGCTCGGTCTCCcaggcaaaggcaaagggGGGTATAAAGTCCCTGCTGATGGCGATACTGCCCATGCCTTCATGCCGCCGACGGACAAAGACATCAGAGGTCCTTGCCCTGGACTGAATGCTTTGGCTAATCGTGCGTGCGCTTAGCAAGACAATTGAAGGGACTCTACTAACCCTCACCTACGTAGATAACTTTATTGCCCGTGATGGTATTACCGATTACAACGAGTTACTCGACGCTCTTCAGAACGTTTACAACGTTGGCTATGACCTGGCGAACTTCCTTGCCTTTTACGCCATCTACGTCGCTGGCCTTGGAGATCCCGTCACCAAGAAGCTGTCCATCGGCTGTGATGCCACCACACGTACCTCGTGGAGCCCAATCATCACTGGCAGCGAGCCCGGCCTGAACGGCCACAGCAAGATGGAGATCGACGCGTCACTCACCCGGAATGATTTCTtcgctgccggtggtgacaACTTCAGCTTCAACACTACCCTGTTCAAGATGTTTGAACAGTCCACCGGTGGGCTCTTTGACGTTGACCGAATCTCCAAGTACCGTCATGAACGGTGGCATCAGTGCCAGGCTGAGAACCCACAATTGTGAGTCTTGACATGCAAAGCAGCGGAAGGCAACCCCTAACCATTGACTCCAGCTActtccccatcctcggcctcttccAATACGgcgccgcctccttcctctaCGAACTCTGGCCGAATGGAAATGAGGGCTATGTTCCCAACTTGCACAACACCGCCACTTTGTAAGTTTTGATGCTTGTccatccatcacatcacCTTTGATGCTAATCTTGTCAAAGCTTTGGCGcccaccgcctcccagaCGGCAACTACCTCCGCGTCCCTGAGCGTATTCCCTCCAACTGGGTCAACCGCGAGAAGCCTTACTTCCTGCTAGACATCGCCTCGGAGATCTTCAAGATGTACACCAAGAACCCAgttggctttggtggcaATGCTGGAGGGGAGTTTATTGGCATCAACCACCCTCCTTACATCAATGATGGTGCGCTCAATGCCAATACCACTGCCCAGGATGTCACTTGTTTGTTGTATCAGATCCTCTCGAGGCCGGTTCCGAGCACACTGAATGGCATTGTTACTCCTTTGGTTGAGGCAACGGAGGCGCTTTTGATCAGCTTGTTTGGGGTTGAGTATAATAATTTGGGGTGCCCGCTGGCTTTGAcgtgaggggggtggtgggtgtgaatgagaggagggggagcttGTTAATGGCAACTGGATCCTCATTCTTATATTTAGGAAAAGATATATGTCAATTTGAAGGTTCTGTTGGTATAAAAGTGTTGATTGTTGTAAACTATGGAAAGGTAAACTAAGAAATCCTGCAGACCCAAACAAATCAGCCCAGATTAGTCCAAGCTCCCTGTTGAGCCAGTTGTACAACAAGGACTGAACTTATAACCTATACCGCAATGGTTTGAAAACGAATGGTTTGGTGCCCCGtacgtttttttttggtgcccATCTTTCTAACTACCTATTTTATATAACAAATAGATTACTTATAGGATCGTATAAAAGATTTTACCTAGAGCTAAAAATTTAATTTTTCTTTAATAAAGATATAAATGAAATCAGTATTACTGAAATATTTTAATGTAAAACATTATAATGTcttttactttaaaaaaCCTAAGTTGTTGGAAAACAGAAGTATGGGACCCGGTAGCAGCATTGACCGAcctgggaggatgatgggcttTGGAGAGCAAACTCGTCTCGAGAGAAAATGCGGATGGACCTCGGTGTTGGTAATTTGAAACGGAACCTGGAACACTGGTTGTATGTGAAGCGGCTGAGAGGGTCGGAATTTTAGGAACGCTCACAAGAGCGTTGGAGGTCCGGATTCACTTTTCACGGCTACCT
The sequence above is a segment of the Podospora pseudoanserina strain CBS 124.78 chromosome 5, whole genome shotgun sequence genome. Coding sequences within it:
- a CDS encoding hypothetical protein (COG:E; CAZy:AA3; EggNog:ENOG503NWR9) produces the protein MRFSLLSSCLAFSASLIAAVPTFPNAQSTRDVDSEFDYVIVGSGAGGGPLACRLAMAGYKTLLLEAGGDANGNVNISVPGYQAVVTADPKLRWDIFVNHYKDQNRAKRDPKYVYEIGPYEYHVGPNPPPGAKDLGILYPRGSMLGGSVTHNALIWIIPHKQDFDTIATITGDDSWAASNMNQYLNKVYQWLPNMPTDPTILLRDLPLARHLVAGANAVGIDVPVLTPLAKLSQLLLMSPNSRVNPARDATEGYFQVPLTMKLGERSAVREFILKTVADGHPLTVRTNTFVTKINFNTTGSKPRATGVEYMEGEYLYKASPLHRTNFGKRGSAKAKREVIVSAGTFNTPQLLKLSGIGPAPELLRFGIPIIKHLPGVGTNMMDRYEIPVNVVHEDDFSILDGCTFDLKPHDLCLKQWLDNPYILAARGAYASNGLATMMLKRSSFASTSDIDLSIFGGPLNFQGYFPGWHDFSVRDHKHFSWYSLKAHTRNRAGTVELRSADPLDQPEINFNYFDTGTTAGGADQLDLGALIQAIRKSREALADYYKFPILGGTNYTEEKPGAHVQSDEAIGQFIKDEAWGHHAACSCPIGEEGNPMAVLDSEFRVRGVDGLRVVDASVFPDIPGIFIQSAIFMVSEKAADVLIREAKAADGE
- a CDS encoding hypothetical protein (COG:S; EggNog:ENOG503NZAE), whose protein sequence is MKIAQVLPFVGLANALPWMADKRQQSGGAQPGGPLTCPFNPNHQPAARWDPDFPYNHAKLGLPGKGKGGYKVPADGDTAHAFMPPTDKDIRGPCPGLNALANHNFIARDGITDYNELLDALQNVYNVGYDLANFLAFYAIYVAGLGDPVTKKLSIGCDATTRTSWSPIITGSEPGLNGHSKMEIDASLTRNDFFAAGGDNFSFNTTLFKMFEQSTGGLFDVDRISKYRHERWHQCQAENPQFYFPILGLFQYGAASFLYELWPNGNEGYVPNLHNTATFFGAHRLPDGNYLRVPERIPSNWVNREKPYFLLDIASEIFKMYTKNPVGFGGNAGGEFIGINHPPYINDGALNANTTAQDVTCLLYQILSRPVPSTLNGIVTPLVEATEALLISLFGVEYNNLGCPLALT